The Gammaproteobacteria bacterium genome includes a window with the following:
- the tpiA gene encoding triose-phosphate isomerase, protein MRRPFVAGNWKMNGFRNDARDLVAAILGGMGQIANAEVVICPPLIYLTEIKAQLSGSPVGLGAQNCCTEKMGAFTGEVSATMLTDVGCRYVIVGHSERRALYGEEDTVVAKKFAIACASGLIPIVCVGERLEDREAGLTEAVVARQLDAVMNVQGVVTLGEGIIAYEPVWAIGTGRTASPRQAQEVHAFIRARVRSRDPETAEKIRILYGGSVKSSNAAELFAMPDIDGGLIGGASLNAREFLAICAAA, encoded by the coding sequence ATGCGTAGGCCGTTTGTTGCCGGTAATTGGAAGATGAATGGATTTCGTAATGATGCAAGGGATTTAGTTGCCGCAATTTTGGGAGGAATGGGACAAATCGCCAATGCTGAAGTAGTGATTTGTCCGCCGTTGATATACCTGACTGAAATCAAAGCGCAACTTAGCGGAAGCCCGGTTGGCTTAGGTGCCCAGAACTGTTGCACTGAAAAAATGGGAGCCTTCACGGGAGAAGTATCGGCAACAATGCTCACGGACGTCGGTTGTCGTTATGTTATCGTTGGCCACTCTGAGCGGCGCGCTTTGTATGGAGAGGAAGACACAGTTGTCGCGAAAAAGTTCGCAATAGCATGTGCCTCTGGCTTGATACCTATTGTTTGCGTCGGAGAACGGCTGGAGGATCGTGAAGCAGGGTTAACTGAAGCCGTGGTGGCGCGTCAGCTTGACGCAGTCATGAACGTTCAAGGGGTCGTTACCCTGGGAGAAGGCATTATTGCCTATGAACCAGTATGGGCGATTGGTACCGGACGTACCGCAAGTCCGCGACAAGCTCAGGAAGTACATGCTTTCATCCGTGCGCGTGTCAGGTCCCGTGATCCAGAAACTGCCGAAAAAATTCGTATTCTCTATGGTGGCAGCGTTAAAAGTAGCAATGCCGCTGAATTGTTCGCAATGCCTGATATTGACGGTGGACTTATCGGAGGAGCATCACTCAACGCGCGGGAGTTTCTTGCTATTTGCGCGGCTGCATGA
- a CDS encoding hypothetical protein (Evidence 5 : Unknown function) encodes MGVPLKPPPLGVGWFRKYVPMGGVEPPRLTPPPPQDGESTKFLHIGENIVINN; translated from the coding sequence ATGGGTGTACCCTTGAAACCCCCGCCTTTAGGCGTGGGGTGGTTTAGAAAGTATGTGCCGATGGGCGGAGTCGAACCGCCACGGCTTACGCCACCGCCACCTCAAGACGGCGAGTCTACCAAATTCCTCCACATCGGCGAAAACATAGTAATTAATAATTAA
- a CDS encoding hypothetical protein (Evidence 5 : Unknown function), translated as MRISSYAAGEERGINIALHNTRSISQFIQHFRRGNPWLEPWGGSAALLLVDFDFEQAALIVEVIPRAALFLAGKAFLQYRRQKRTKSGVLPDFFIGAYATVLGVPLLTRDRGRYGYYFPTLTLIAPD; from the coding sequence GTGCGTATTTCCAGTTACGCAGCGGGCGAGGAACGCGGAATAAATATCGCGCTGCACAACACCCGATCCATCTCCCAATTCATCCAGCATTTCCGGCGCGGAAACCCCTGGCTTGAGCCATGGGGAGGAAGCGCCGCCCTCCTGTTAGTTGACTTTGATTTTGAGCAGGCCGCCTTGATCGTCGAGGTTATCCCACGCGCCGCATTGTTTCTAGCCGGGAAGGCCTTTCTCCAATACCGTCGCCAGAAAAGGACCAAATCAGGCGTCCTGCCTGATTTCTTCATTGGTGCCTATGCTACCGTACTCGGCGTTCCGCTGTTGACCCGCGACCGTGGTCGCTACGGGTATTATTTTCCTACACTGACACTCATTGCGCCGGATTGA
- a CDS encoding conserved hypothetical protein (Evidence 4 : Unknown function but conserved in other organisms), translated as MLDELGDGSGVVQRDIYSAFLARCVTGNTHHPSRIEEMWAAQKPALLQTGWLRHEPAKIEPSGRITVVIPSERVVCKRGIAIGHGRDVVAETREPGDPDGCTLETPAFRRGVV; from the coding sequence ATGCTGGATGAATTGGGAGATGGATCGGGTGTTGTGCAGCGCGATATTTATTCCGCGTTCCTCGCCCGCTGCGTAACTGGAAATACGCACCACCCATCCCGCATTGAAGAAATGTGGGCGGCTCAGAAACCTGCGCTGTTACAAACGGGGTGGTTGCGTCATGAACCTGCGAAGATTGAGCCTTCGGGCAGGATCACGGTAGTAATACCGTCGGAGCGGGTCGTTTGTAAAAGAGGAATTGCCATCGGTCATGGCCGGGATGTTGTAGCGGAAACGAGAGAGCCCGGAGACCCCGATGGGTGTACCCTTGAAACCCCCGCCTTTAGGCGTGGGGTGGTTTAG
- a CDS encoding preprotein translocase subunit SecG, translating into MRTILMFIHIAVSLGLIGLVLLQHGRGADAGAAFGSGASQTLFGARGSSSFLTRATAILAAVFFTTSLTLAYLSGQLNQRRSVTDLVVPASASPQPKKDESTDLPTSQILSPTTKNAEPSTSASTPIQPSSTPIRQIEEAPASVEPISAPAVSPSDIRVVPSSEAVVLPSKATVNSSEIPLPTLSTEVVREFQQVPVIVEQTPTVEQTPTVEHASPDPAMLSSPPTGESLPVETAN; encoded by the coding sequence ATGCGTACTATTCTGATGTTTATTCATATCGCCGTGTCCTTAGGACTAATCGGCCTAGTATTACTTCAACATGGACGTGGCGCGGACGCGGGGGCAGCCTTTGGTAGTGGTGCGTCACAGACTTTATTTGGAGCACGGGGATCATCATCCTTCCTAACTCGTGCCACGGCGATTTTGGCTGCGGTATTTTTCACGACCAGCTTGACTTTGGCTTATCTAAGCGGCCAACTGAATCAGCGGCGAAGTGTAACGGATCTGGTGGTACCTGCATCTGCCTCACCACAACCCAAAAAAGACGAATCCACCGATTTGCCAACCTCTCAAATATTATCTCCTACCACCAAGAACGCGGAACCGTCAACGTCAGCATCGACACCAATTCAACCATCGTCAACACCGATTCGACAAATCGAAGAAGCACCCGCCAGTGTGGAGCCAATCTCCGCGCCAGCAGTATCGCCTTCCGATATCCGAGTAGTGCCGTCTTCTGAAGCAGTAGTATTGCCTTCCAAGGCAACGGTTAATTCGTCAGAAATCCCACTACCCACTCTCTCGACTGAGGTTGTACGCGAATTTCAACAGGTTCCTGTTATTGTGGAACAAACACCAACAGTGGAACAAACACCAACAGTGGAACATGCCTCGCCAGATCCAGCTATGTTATCATCTCCACCTACTGGCGAATCTTTGCCAGTCGAGACTGCCAATTAA